A genome region from Erigeron canadensis isolate Cc75 chromosome 3, C_canadensis_v1, whole genome shotgun sequence includes the following:
- the LOC122591720 gene encoding non-specific lipid transfer protein GPI-anchored 25 has product MTLTTTTANYLITFLTVVLLTSITTGESTPVAIPPSNGGCADSVIAFSPCLPYISEPPNNLFEDPTPQCCDVFTEAFESGEAECLCYLVRQTSILGFPLNASKILSLSDLCSTATNSTTNSSIQSVCSESPTLPPLVSPTLRPPPPPSRSVSDAHQSPPPPYRPQSPPPPSPITNPRPANNASELKPSTSEKSSDPTNLVLKTVITLTAVYLLFFVRVPVFIFDFE; this is encoded by the exons ATGACCCTAACAACCACCACCGCAAACTACCTAATAACATTCCTCACCGTCGTGTTACTTACTTCAATAACCACCGGCGAATCAACTCCGGTAGCAATTCCGCCGTCGAACGGAGGTTGCGCAGACTCAGTGATCGCATTCTCTCCATGTCTTCCGTACATATCAGAACCGCCAAACAACCTCTTCGAAGATCCTACACCTCAATGCTGTGATGTTTTCACCGAAGCTTTTGAATCCGGCGAGGCGGAGTGTTTATGTTATCTGGTTCGGCAGACGTCGATTCTCGGCTTTCCTCTTAATGCTTCTAAAATCCTTTCGTTATCAGATCTCTGTTCTACAGCCACTAATTCCACCACTAATTCATCTATTCAATCTGTCTGTTCAG AGTCCCCAACTCTGCCTCCTCTCGTCAGCCCCACTTTGAGGCCGCCTCCCCCACCATCACGTTCAG TTTCTGATGCTCATCAATCTCCTCCTCCCCCATATCGTCCCCAATCTCCTCCTCCTCCATCGCCAATCACCAATCCAAGACCTGCCAACAATGCATCTGAACTGAAACCATCTACATCAGAGAAGAGCAGCGATCCCACCAATCTGGTGCTAAAAACAGTTATCACTCTCACTGCCGTATACCTGCTGTTTTTTGTTCGTGTTCCTGTATTCATCTTTGACTTTGAGTAG